One genomic window of Daphnia pulex isolate KAP4 chromosome 10, ASM2113471v1 includes the following:
- the LOC124206178 gene encoding forkhead box protein P2-like isoform X5, with protein sequence MVGERVMDPETDVDGAINLSTHQQQQQQQTDNRPAILVVDQQTTTTSSIHRQDAISKGSLSPVTKLDGSSPIREPENLPILSTGGSSSTGCSSGSDSSDSSKSSSPPVIHWEPASLLSSLHSKKSDQPISSEADPADPLAAAAAAIRAHPLLMTPQGLALQQHVQQLLRDQLIHPQLQSMLLYQKQQQEKLADLGRKQLETLLTQLQEQLQLNLFQQTQLMQQRSGAGVSAAERRKNNELAQTLAGQQQQIIHQIQLTHQHFVLGSVQQQQNLLTSPPTSTGEETTAEMASSKPTSVWNNKDSSTPLPGGLNVNVSASGLPTVQVTACDSPASISPIRSSADSGKIATSNGHLNNSGVYSSPHSHYQQTTSGSGDMNDNLIDHHHGVGGVFNPSGSNGVKNGDQQRISSSSSTPLSNSSSSSHPLFLFGVCRWPGCESPCDDVSTFIEHLNREHVLDDRSTAQTRVQMQVVAQLELQLQKERDRLQSMMDHLNRARQQQQQQQQQQQQSTLPAKQSPVKSNGSAMRGPQLPVNSSGDSMNALQHHRMSPSLAALVSATMRGVMNPVTASSHHHLLLHPPTPSTQHHGSMSQQSQSQSQRRRLSEKPNLGSNSGLPYLLDRTGLDVHQELQRNREWYRTTDTRPPFTYASLIRQAIIESPERQLTLNEIYTWFQNTFCYFRHNAATWKNAIRTNLSLHKCFVRYEDDFGSYWMVDDAEFVRRRHLARGRPRKFEIPAAAAAAAAAAVQHHQLQLNLNRPTSPHSLQPPASSSTIRDHSTDGAESARPLILTDGKNVAIRSPCAHRDKIATQGVQSKSPSMTPSPTLFGEALNASLQAALAESNMSFLHRSQSSSSQSPLDRSSGFHHHQHQMHDGSLVLGAKRVKMEAPDEELSSCSMKAPAIPSEEYYCRNPAGGSSLVVIKQQQHETSADGGGHHSSGTDNEDNNDASSTENYEPLDFKAWRAQRSTSNNTSTAAASNDEEDEEEEDGFANTIPGRASITVEVGPASSTRLMDASSATTGTDFMTHTVRSAK encoded by the exons ATG GTTGGGGAGCGCGTGATGGATCCAGAGACGGACGTAGACGGTGCCATCAACCTGAGCactcatcagcagcagcagcagcagcagacggacaACCGCCCCGCAATTCTGGTTGTTGACcaacaaacgacgacgacgtccagCATCCATCGCCAAGAC GCTATTTCAAAAGGATCGCTTTCACCCGTAACGAAGTTGGACGGCAGTTCTCCCATTCGCGAACCGGAAAACTTGCCGATTCTCAGCACCGGCGGAAGTAGTAGTACAGGttgcagcagcggcagcgacAGTAGCGACAGCAGCAAAAGTAGCAGCCCGCCCGTGATCCACTGGGAACCGGCCTCTTTGCTTTCGTCTCTTCACAGTAAGAAAAGCGATCAGCCGATTTCGTCGGAAGCCGATCCAGCTGATCCTTTggcagcggcggcagcagcgatCCGAGCTCACCCGTTGCTCATGACACCGCAAGGTCTCGCACTCCAGCAACACGTCCAGCAGTTGCTGCGTGACCAGCTGATTCATCCTCAG TTACAGAGTATGTTGCTGTACCAGAAGCAACAGCAAGAAAAACTGGCGGACCTCGGTCGTAAACAGTTGGAGACGCTGCTGACTCAACTGCAGGAGCAGCTCCAGCTCAACTTGTTCCAGCAAACTCAGCTGATGCAACAGAGGAGCGGAGCGGGCGTCAGCGCCGCCGAACGGAGGAAGAACAACGAACTGGCCCAGACGTTAGCtggacaacagcagcagatcATACATCAGATCCAGTTGACTCATCAGCACTTTGTGCTCGGATCCGTTCAACAGCAACAGAATTTACTCACATCTCCACCCACTTCAACTG gcGAAGAAACTACGGCAGAAATGGCCAGCAGCAAACCGACTTCCGTCTGGAATAACAAAGACTCTTCGACGCCATTACCCGGCGGATTGAATGTCAACGTTTCGGCATCCGGCCTGCCCACGGTTCAAGTCACCGCCTGTGACTCGCCGGCTTCCATCAGTCCCATTCGATCCTCTGCCGATTCCGGTAAAATCGCTACCAGCAACGGCCACCTGAACAACAGCGGCGTCTACTCGTCACCTCACTCGCACTACCAGCAGACGACTTCCGGTTCGGGTGACATGAACGACAATTTGATCGATCACCATCACGGCGTCGGTGGTGTCTTCAACCCTTCCGGATCGAACGGCGTCAAGAACGGCGACCAGCAGCGGAtctcctcctcgtcgtcgACTCCTCTGTCGAATTCTTCCTCATCATCTCATCCGCTATTCCTTTTTGGAGTGTGTCGCTGGCCCGGATGCGAATCCCCTTGCGACGACGTCTCCACCTTTATAGa gcATTTGAATCGTGAGCACGTGCTGGATGATCGCTCAACGGCTCAAACCCGCGTTCAGATGCAGGTGGTGGCTCAGCTGGAGCTCCAGCTGCAGAAGGAACGCGATCGACTTCAATCCATGATGGATCACCTCAACCGAGCccgtcaacagcagcagcagcagcagcaacaacaacaacaatcaaccCTTCCGGCTAAGCAGTCACCCGTGAAGAGCAACGGCTCCGCCATGCGCGGCCCACAGCTTCCAGTCAACTCGTCCGGTGACTCGATGAACGCGCTCCAACATCACAGGATGTCCCCGTCGCTGGCCGCCCTGGTATCGGCCACGATGCGCGGAGTGATGAATCCGGTGACAGCCTCTTCCCACCATCACCTGTTGCTCCATCCGCCGACTCCTTCGACCCAACATCACGGGTCCATGAGCCAGCAAAGTCAGTCCCAGTCCCAGCGCCGAAGGCTGTCGGAGAAACCCAATTTAGGGTCCAATTCCG GACTGCCTTATCTGCTTGACAGAACTGGTCTGGATGTTCATCAAG AATTGCAACGCAATCGGGAGTGGTACCGGACCACGGATACCCGTCCACCATTTACTTACGCCTCTCTCATCCGTCAG GCCATTATTGAGTCCCCAGAAAGACAGCTGACGCTCAACGAGATTTACACCTGGTTCCAGAACACGTTTTGCTACTTTCGTCACAACGCCGCAACTTGGAAG AACGCCATCCGCACCAATCTCTCGCTGCATAAATGCTTCGTTCGATACGAAGACGACTTTGGTTCATACTGGATGGTCGACGATGCCGAATTCGTCCGACGTCGACACTTGGCGCGCGGCCGGCCGCGCAAATTTGAAAtccctgcagcagcagctgctgcggccgccgccgccgtccaGCACCACCAACTTCAGCTTAATCTAAATCGTCCAACTTCCCCGCATTCTCTGCAACCACCAGCGTCGTCGTCAACCATCCGAGATCACAGCACTGACGGAGCCGAATCTGCACGACCCCTGATCTTAACTGACGGCAAGAATGTGGCCATCCGCTCTCCTTGCGCTCATCGCGACAAAATCGCGACCCA GGGTGTTCAATCGAAAAGTCCCAGCATGACGCCCAGTCCGACGCTTTTTGGTGAAGCTCTCAACGCCAGTTTACAG GCTGCTTTGGCAGAGAGCAACATGAGTTTTCTACACAGAAGCCAGTCTTCTTCATCACAAAGTCCACTGGATCGTTCATCCGGCTTCCATCATCACCAACACCAGATGCACGATGGGTCGTTGGTCCTAGGAGCAAAACGTGTCAAGATGGAAGCTCCGGATGAGGAGCTTAGTAGTTGCAGCATGAAAGCGCCAGCTATACCTTCAGAAGAGTATTATTGCCGCAATCCGGCCGGTGGCAGTAGTTTAGTGGTGatcaagcagcagcagcacgagaCCAGCGCTGACGGTGGTGGCCATCATTCAAGCGGAACCGATAACGAGGATAACAACGACGCTTCCTCAACAGAAAATTACGAGCCACTGGATTTTAAAGCCTGGCGAGCCCAACGTTCGACCAGTAATAACACATCGACCGCTGCCGCATCCAACGACgaggaagatgaggaagaagaagacggctTCGCAAACACTATCCCCGGACGCGCTTCCATTACAGTCGAAGTGGGTCCGGCCTCCTCAACAAGACTAATGGACGCCAGTTCGGCAACCACCGGCACCGACTTCATGACACACACTGTCCGCAGCGCCAAATAA
- the LOC124206178 gene encoding forkhead box protein P2-like isoform X1, translating into MVGERVMDPETDVDGAINLSTHQQQQQQQTDNRPAILVVDQQTTTTSSIHRQDAISKGSLSPVTKLDGSSPIREPENLPILSTGGSSSTGCSSGSDSSDSSKSSSPPVIHWEPASLLSSLHSKKSDQPISSEADPADPLAAAAAAIRAHPLLMTPQGLALQQHVQQLLRDQLIHPQLQSMLLYQKQQQEKLADLGRKQLETLLTQLQEQLQLNLFQQTQLMQQRSGAGVSAAERRKNNELAQTLAGQQQQIIHQIQLTHQHFVLGSVQQQQNLLTSPPTSTGEETTAEMASSKPTSVWNNKDSSTPLPGGLNVNVSASGLPTVQVTACDSPASISPIRSSADSGKIATSNGHLNNSGVYSSPHSHYQQTTSGSGDMNDNLIDHHHGVGGVFNPSGSNGVKNGDQQRISSSSSTPLSNSSSSSHPLFLFGVCRWPGCESPCDDVSTFIEHLNREHVLDDRSTAQTRVQMQVVAQLELQLQKERDRLQSMMDHLNRARQQQQQQQQQQQQSTLPAKQSPVKSNGSAMRGPQLPVNSSGDSMNALQHHRMSPSLAALVSATMRGVMNPVTASSHHHLLLHPPTPSTQHHGSMSQQSQSQSQRRRLSEKPNLGSNSGAVEDIRLRKRSVTERSAMDISEGLPYLLDRTGLDVHQELQRNREWYRTTDTRPPFTYASLIRQAIIESPERQLTLNEIYTWFQNTFCYFRHNAATWKNAIRTNLSLHKCFVRYEDDFGSYWMVDDAEFVRRRHLARGRPRKFEIPAAAAAAAAAAVQHHQLQLNLNRPTSPHSLQPPASSSTIRDHSTDGAESARPLILTDGKNVAIRSPCAHRDKIATQGVQSKSPSMTPSPTLFGEALNASLQAALAESNMSFLHRSQSSSSQSPLDRSSGFHHHQHQMHDGSLVLGAKRVKMEAPDEELSSCSMKAPAIPSEEYYCRNPAGGSSLVVIKQQQHETSADGGGHHSSGTDNEDNNDASSTENYEPLDFKAWRAQRSTSNNTSTAAASNDEEDEEEEDGFANTIPGRASITVEVGPASSTRLMDASSATTGTDFMTHTVRSAK; encoded by the exons ATG GTTGGGGAGCGCGTGATGGATCCAGAGACGGACGTAGACGGTGCCATCAACCTGAGCactcatcagcagcagcagcagcagcagacggacaACCGCCCCGCAATTCTGGTTGTTGACcaacaaacgacgacgacgtccagCATCCATCGCCAAGAC GCTATTTCAAAAGGATCGCTTTCACCCGTAACGAAGTTGGACGGCAGTTCTCCCATTCGCGAACCGGAAAACTTGCCGATTCTCAGCACCGGCGGAAGTAGTAGTACAGGttgcagcagcggcagcgacAGTAGCGACAGCAGCAAAAGTAGCAGCCCGCCCGTGATCCACTGGGAACCGGCCTCTTTGCTTTCGTCTCTTCACAGTAAGAAAAGCGATCAGCCGATTTCGTCGGAAGCCGATCCAGCTGATCCTTTggcagcggcggcagcagcgatCCGAGCTCACCCGTTGCTCATGACACCGCAAGGTCTCGCACTCCAGCAACACGTCCAGCAGTTGCTGCGTGACCAGCTGATTCATCCTCAG TTACAGAGTATGTTGCTGTACCAGAAGCAACAGCAAGAAAAACTGGCGGACCTCGGTCGTAAACAGTTGGAGACGCTGCTGACTCAACTGCAGGAGCAGCTCCAGCTCAACTTGTTCCAGCAAACTCAGCTGATGCAACAGAGGAGCGGAGCGGGCGTCAGCGCCGCCGAACGGAGGAAGAACAACGAACTGGCCCAGACGTTAGCtggacaacagcagcagatcATACATCAGATCCAGTTGACTCATCAGCACTTTGTGCTCGGATCCGTTCAACAGCAACAGAATTTACTCACATCTCCACCCACTTCAACTG gcGAAGAAACTACGGCAGAAATGGCCAGCAGCAAACCGACTTCCGTCTGGAATAACAAAGACTCTTCGACGCCATTACCCGGCGGATTGAATGTCAACGTTTCGGCATCCGGCCTGCCCACGGTTCAAGTCACCGCCTGTGACTCGCCGGCTTCCATCAGTCCCATTCGATCCTCTGCCGATTCCGGTAAAATCGCTACCAGCAACGGCCACCTGAACAACAGCGGCGTCTACTCGTCACCTCACTCGCACTACCAGCAGACGACTTCCGGTTCGGGTGACATGAACGACAATTTGATCGATCACCATCACGGCGTCGGTGGTGTCTTCAACCCTTCCGGATCGAACGGCGTCAAGAACGGCGACCAGCAGCGGAtctcctcctcgtcgtcgACTCCTCTGTCGAATTCTTCCTCATCATCTCATCCGCTATTCCTTTTTGGAGTGTGTCGCTGGCCCGGATGCGAATCCCCTTGCGACGACGTCTCCACCTTTATAGa gcATTTGAATCGTGAGCACGTGCTGGATGATCGCTCAACGGCTCAAACCCGCGTTCAGATGCAGGTGGTGGCTCAGCTGGAGCTCCAGCTGCAGAAGGAACGCGATCGACTTCAATCCATGATGGATCACCTCAACCGAGCccgtcaacagcagcagcagcagcagcaacaacaacaacaatcaaccCTTCCGGCTAAGCAGTCACCCGTGAAGAGCAACGGCTCCGCCATGCGCGGCCCACAGCTTCCAGTCAACTCGTCCGGTGACTCGATGAACGCGCTCCAACATCACAGGATGTCCCCGTCGCTGGCCGCCCTGGTATCGGCCACGATGCGCGGAGTGATGAATCCGGTGACAGCCTCTTCCCACCATCACCTGTTGCTCCATCCGCCGACTCCTTCGACCCAACATCACGGGTCCATGAGCCAGCAAAGTCAGTCCCAGTCCCAGCGCCGAAGGCTGTCGGAGAAACCCAATTTAGGGTCCAATTCCG GCGCCGTCGAAGATATCCGCTTACGCAAACGGAGCGTCACTGAACGCTCGGCAATGGATATTTCCGAAG GACTGCCTTATCTGCTTGACAGAACTGGTCTGGATGTTCATCAAG AATTGCAACGCAATCGGGAGTGGTACCGGACCACGGATACCCGTCCACCATTTACTTACGCCTCTCTCATCCGTCAG GCCATTATTGAGTCCCCAGAAAGACAGCTGACGCTCAACGAGATTTACACCTGGTTCCAGAACACGTTTTGCTACTTTCGTCACAACGCCGCAACTTGGAAG AACGCCATCCGCACCAATCTCTCGCTGCATAAATGCTTCGTTCGATACGAAGACGACTTTGGTTCATACTGGATGGTCGACGATGCCGAATTCGTCCGACGTCGACACTTGGCGCGCGGCCGGCCGCGCAAATTTGAAAtccctgcagcagcagctgctgcggccgccgccgccgtccaGCACCACCAACTTCAGCTTAATCTAAATCGTCCAACTTCCCCGCATTCTCTGCAACCACCAGCGTCGTCGTCAACCATCCGAGATCACAGCACTGACGGAGCCGAATCTGCACGACCCCTGATCTTAACTGACGGCAAGAATGTGGCCATCCGCTCTCCTTGCGCTCATCGCGACAAAATCGCGACCCA GGGTGTTCAATCGAAAAGTCCCAGCATGACGCCCAGTCCGACGCTTTTTGGTGAAGCTCTCAACGCCAGTTTACAG GCTGCTTTGGCAGAGAGCAACATGAGTTTTCTACACAGAAGCCAGTCTTCTTCATCACAAAGTCCACTGGATCGTTCATCCGGCTTCCATCATCACCAACACCAGATGCACGATGGGTCGTTGGTCCTAGGAGCAAAACGTGTCAAGATGGAAGCTCCGGATGAGGAGCTTAGTAGTTGCAGCATGAAAGCGCCAGCTATACCTTCAGAAGAGTATTATTGCCGCAATCCGGCCGGTGGCAGTAGTTTAGTGGTGatcaagcagcagcagcacgagaCCAGCGCTGACGGTGGTGGCCATCATTCAAGCGGAACCGATAACGAGGATAACAACGACGCTTCCTCAACAGAAAATTACGAGCCACTGGATTTTAAAGCCTGGCGAGCCCAACGTTCGACCAGTAATAACACATCGACCGCTGCCGCATCCAACGACgaggaagatgaggaagaagaagacggctTCGCAAACACTATCCCCGGACGCGCTTCCATTACAGTCGAAGTGGGTCCGGCCTCCTCAACAAGACTAATGGACGCCAGTTCGGCAACCACCGGCACCGACTTCATGACACACACTGTCCGCAGCGCCAAATAA
- the LOC124206178 gene encoding forkhead box protein P1-like isoform X10, with protein MVGERVMDPETDVDGAINLSTHQQQQQQQTDNRPAILVVDQQTTTTSSIHRQDAISKGSLSPVTKLDGSSPIREPENLPILSTGGSSSTGCSSGSDSSDSSKSSSPPVIHWEPASLLSSLHSKKSDQPISSEADPADPLAAAAAAIRAHPLLMTPQGLALQQHVQQLLRDQLIHPQLQSMLLYQKQQQEKLADLGRKQLETLLTQLQEQLQLNLFQQTQLMQQRSGAGVSAAERRKNNELAQTLAGQQQQIIHQIQLTHQHFVLGSVQQQQNLLTSPPTSTGEETTAEMASSKPTSVWNNKDSSTPLPGGLNVNVSASGLPTVQVTACDSPASISPIRSSADSGKIATSNGHLNNSGVYSSPHSHYQQTTSGSGDMNDNLIDHHHGVGGVFNPSGSNGVKNGDQQRISSSSSTPLSNSSSSSHPLFLFGVCRWPGCESPCDDVSTFIEHLNREHVLDDRSTAQTRVQMQVVAQLELQLQKERDRLQSMMDHLNRARQQQQQQQQQQQQSTLPAKQSPVKSNGSAMRGPQLPVNSSGDSMNALQHHRMSPSLAALVSATMRGVMNPVTASSHHHLLLHPPTPSTQHHGSMSQQSQSQSQRRRLSEKPNLGSNSELQRNREWYRTTDTRPPFTYASLIRQAIIESPERQLTLNEIYTWFQNTFCYFRHNAATWKNAVRHNLSLHKCFMRVENVKGAVWTVDEVEFHKRRPQRSTSGGVQSKSPSMTPSPTLFGEALNASLQAALAESNMSFLHRSQSSSSQSPLDRSSGFHHHQHQMHDGSLVLGAKRVKMEAPDEELSSCSMKAPAIPSEEYYCRNPAGGSSLVVIKQQQHETSADGGGHHSSGTDNEDNNDASSTENYEPLDFKAWRAQRSTSNNTSTAAASNDEEDEEEEDGFANTIPGRASITVEVGPASSTRLMDASSATTGTDFMTHTVRSAK; from the exons ATG GTTGGGGAGCGCGTGATGGATCCAGAGACGGACGTAGACGGTGCCATCAACCTGAGCactcatcagcagcagcagcagcagcagacggacaACCGCCCCGCAATTCTGGTTGTTGACcaacaaacgacgacgacgtccagCATCCATCGCCAAGAC GCTATTTCAAAAGGATCGCTTTCACCCGTAACGAAGTTGGACGGCAGTTCTCCCATTCGCGAACCGGAAAACTTGCCGATTCTCAGCACCGGCGGAAGTAGTAGTACAGGttgcagcagcggcagcgacAGTAGCGACAGCAGCAAAAGTAGCAGCCCGCCCGTGATCCACTGGGAACCGGCCTCTTTGCTTTCGTCTCTTCACAGTAAGAAAAGCGATCAGCCGATTTCGTCGGAAGCCGATCCAGCTGATCCTTTggcagcggcggcagcagcgatCCGAGCTCACCCGTTGCTCATGACACCGCAAGGTCTCGCACTCCAGCAACACGTCCAGCAGTTGCTGCGTGACCAGCTGATTCATCCTCAG TTACAGAGTATGTTGCTGTACCAGAAGCAACAGCAAGAAAAACTGGCGGACCTCGGTCGTAAACAGTTGGAGACGCTGCTGACTCAACTGCAGGAGCAGCTCCAGCTCAACTTGTTCCAGCAAACTCAGCTGATGCAACAGAGGAGCGGAGCGGGCGTCAGCGCCGCCGAACGGAGGAAGAACAACGAACTGGCCCAGACGTTAGCtggacaacagcagcagatcATACATCAGATCCAGTTGACTCATCAGCACTTTGTGCTCGGATCCGTTCAACAGCAACAGAATTTACTCACATCTCCACCCACTTCAACTG gcGAAGAAACTACGGCAGAAATGGCCAGCAGCAAACCGACTTCCGTCTGGAATAACAAAGACTCTTCGACGCCATTACCCGGCGGATTGAATGTCAACGTTTCGGCATCCGGCCTGCCCACGGTTCAAGTCACCGCCTGTGACTCGCCGGCTTCCATCAGTCCCATTCGATCCTCTGCCGATTCCGGTAAAATCGCTACCAGCAACGGCCACCTGAACAACAGCGGCGTCTACTCGTCACCTCACTCGCACTACCAGCAGACGACTTCCGGTTCGGGTGACATGAACGACAATTTGATCGATCACCATCACGGCGTCGGTGGTGTCTTCAACCCTTCCGGATCGAACGGCGTCAAGAACGGCGACCAGCAGCGGAtctcctcctcgtcgtcgACTCCTCTGTCGAATTCTTCCTCATCATCTCATCCGCTATTCCTTTTTGGAGTGTGTCGCTGGCCCGGATGCGAATCCCCTTGCGACGACGTCTCCACCTTTATAGa gcATTTGAATCGTGAGCACGTGCTGGATGATCGCTCAACGGCTCAAACCCGCGTTCAGATGCAGGTGGTGGCTCAGCTGGAGCTCCAGCTGCAGAAGGAACGCGATCGACTTCAATCCATGATGGATCACCTCAACCGAGCccgtcaacagcagcagcagcagcagcaacaacaacaacaatcaaccCTTCCGGCTAAGCAGTCACCCGTGAAGAGCAACGGCTCCGCCATGCGCGGCCCACAGCTTCCAGTCAACTCGTCCGGTGACTCGATGAACGCGCTCCAACATCACAGGATGTCCCCGTCGCTGGCCGCCCTGGTATCGGCCACGATGCGCGGAGTGATGAATCCGGTGACAGCCTCTTCCCACCATCACCTGTTGCTCCATCCGCCGACTCCTTCGACCCAACATCACGGGTCCATGAGCCAGCAAAGTCAGTCCCAGTCCCAGCGCCGAAGGCTGTCGGAGAAACCCAATTTAGGGTCCAATTCCG AATTGCAACGCAATCGGGAGTGGTACCGGACCACGGATACCCGTCCACCATTTACTTACGCCTCTCTCATCCGTCAG GCCATTATTGAGTCCCCAGAAAGACAGCTGACGCTCAACGAGATTTACACCTGGTTCCAGAACACGTTTTGCTACTTTCGTCACAACGCCGCAACTTGGAAG AACGCAGTGCGTCACAATCTGTCGCTGCACAAGTGTTTCATGCGAGTGGAGAACGTCAAAGGAGCCGTCTGGACCGTCGACGAGGTGGAGTTCCACAAGCGCCGACCTCAAAGGTCCACTTCGGG GGGTGTTCAATCGAAAAGTCCCAGCATGACGCCCAGTCCGACGCTTTTTGGTGAAGCTCTCAACGCCAGTTTACAG GCTGCTTTGGCAGAGAGCAACATGAGTTTTCTACACAGAAGCCAGTCTTCTTCATCACAAAGTCCACTGGATCGTTCATCCGGCTTCCATCATCACCAACACCAGATGCACGATGGGTCGTTGGTCCTAGGAGCAAAACGTGTCAAGATGGAAGCTCCGGATGAGGAGCTTAGTAGTTGCAGCATGAAAGCGCCAGCTATACCTTCAGAAGAGTATTATTGCCGCAATCCGGCCGGTGGCAGTAGTTTAGTGGTGatcaagcagcagcagcacgagaCCAGCGCTGACGGTGGTGGCCATCATTCAAGCGGAACCGATAACGAGGATAACAACGACGCTTCCTCAACAGAAAATTACGAGCCACTGGATTTTAAAGCCTGGCGAGCCCAACGTTCGACCAGTAATAACACATCGACCGCTGCCGCATCCAACGACgaggaagatgaggaagaagaagacggctTCGCAAACACTATCCCCGGACGCGCTTCCATTACAGTCGAAGTGGGTCCGGCCTCCTCAACAAGACTAATGGACGCCAGTTCGGCAACCACCGGCACCGACTTCATGACACACACTGTCCGCAGCGCCAAATAA